Proteins from one Plodia interpunctella isolate USDA-ARS_2022_Savannah chromosome 3, ilPloInte3.2, whole genome shotgun sequence genomic window:
- the LOC128683561 gene encoding TOX high mobility group box family member 3-like isoform X3 encodes MEPCQTSTDEQERAYKIYNMYKRPENIETPLSAPRDTKHSIYAMNDQTFHTPSFGDEEFDIPLMHGQHATPVPVQNSHNPYTQLHHSAPQVGMMNPAQDGLAPPGGAPSYQQPLYLQEPHTPVTTHSGAGAPAGNYIIQQQPGGQQRLLMMQPTQVMSGPPTPSTPTQLSGPVYGSPQRASPPGTTSDDSDDSVPSHHSQMGVSSIGVKRSSPEPMDNGINRGQMQKKPKVQKKKKKRDPNEPQKPVSAYALFFRDTQAAIKGQNPNASFGEVSKIVASMWDGLDSEHKSVYKQKTEVAKKEYLKALAAYRASLVSKGGEQEPQTMYNHTNSANPNYGNYYQGQTYGNGHSPQGYVPSQAPQGYSPQNYNGGQQQPGYQGPTAPYPPNPQQSPQSYQGSIAHTPQTYQGVPGQSPQGYQVNPAASPQACQSNMGQSPRSYQPAQSPSNYTASSGMSPPGYRQVQSQSPPMGSVHAAMQYHHSQQQMQQTHQQMQAHQVQQYQQQQQQQQQQQQQQQQQQQQQQQQQQQQQQQQQQQQQQQQQHQSQNHIQKNDQHSPNSNGTGMPQQSPDQNENRSTPSCIRQGCTNPAIANSEWEDEYCSNECVVSHCRDVFSSWVASNSNNQIQNFSAVK; translated from the exons aGACCGGAAAATATTGAGACTCCGTTGTCTGCCCCGCGCGACACGAAACACAGCATCTACGCTATGAATGAtcag ACATTTCATACTCCTTCATTTGGCGACGAAGAATTTGACATTCCATTGATGCATGGACAGCATGCGACTCCAGTTCCAGTTCAGAACAGTCACAATCCGTACACCCAGTTGCATCATTCTGCGCCACAG GTTGGAATGATGAATCCAGCTCAAGATGGGCTGGCGCCGCCTGGTGGTGCCCCTTCTTATCAACAACCCCTGTACTTGCAAGAACCTCATACACCTGTTACTACACATAG TGGAGCGGGTGCCCCTGCGGGCAACTATATAATTCAGCAGCAGCCTGGTGGTCAGCAGAGACTACTGATGATGCAGCCCACACAGGTTATGAGCGGACCACCTACACCCAGTACGCCCACTCAGCTGTCGGGACCTGTGTATGGTTCCCCACAAAGAGCATCTCCACCAGGCACAACAAGTGATGACTCTGATGATAGTGTACCTTCACATCATTCTCAG ATGGGTGTGAGCAGTATTGGAGTTAAGAGGTCATCACCTGAACCCATGGATAATGGCATTAATCGTGGTCAGATGCAGAAGAAACCTAAAGTtcagaagaaaaagaaaaagagagaTCCTAATGAACCTCAAAA ACCTGTTTCTGCATATGCTTTGTTCTTCCGAGATACCCAAGCAGCAATCAAAGGACAAAACCCTAATGCAAGTTTTGGAGAAGTTTCTAAAATTGTTGCTTCAATGTGGGATGGGCTGGACTCTGAACACAAAAGt gtatataaacaaaaaactgaAGTGGCTAAGAAAGAGTACCTCAAAGCATTAGCAGCCTACAGAGCCAGCTTAGTATCAAAG GGAGGTGAACAAGAACCCCAAACCATGTACAATCACACCAATAGTGCCAACCCCAATTACGGCAATTATTACCAAGGCCAGACATACGGAAATGGTCATTCCCCACAAGGTTATGTGCCAAGCCAAGCTCCGCAAGGTTACTCCCCACAGAACTACAATGGCGGTCAACAGCAACCTGGGTACCAAGGACCGACGGCTCCATATCCTCCTAATCCTCAACAATCTCCACAAAGTTACCAAGGCAGCATAGCACACACTCCTCAGACATATCAG GGTGTTCCTGGTCAGTCTCCACAGGGCTATCAAGTGAATCCAGCTGCTTCCCCTCAGGCCTGTCAATCCAACATGGGTCAATCCCCAAGAAGTTACCAGCCTGCACAGTCACCATCAAACTATACTGCTAGCTCTGGAATGTCTCCGCCTGGGTACAGACAGGTCCAATCACAATCTCCTCCAATGGGTTCTGTTCATGCAGCTATGCAGTACCATCATTCTCAGCAG CAAATGCAACAAACTCACCAACAAATGCAAGCTCATCAAGTACAGCAGtatcaacaacaacaacagcagcagcagcagcaacAACAACAGCAGCAACAACAACAGCAGCAGCAGCAACAACAGCAACAGCAGCAGCAACAACAACAGCAGCAGcagcaacaacaacaacagcaACATCAATCTCAAAATCATATTCAAAAAAATGATCAGCACTCTCCTAATAGCAATGGCACAGGAATGCCTCAACAATCACCAGAT caaaATGAAAATCGAAGTACACCATCATGCATTCGTCAGGGATGCACCAATCCGGCCATAGCTAATAGTGAATGGGAAGATGAATACTGCTCCAACGAGTGTGTTGTTAGCCACTGCag AGATGTCTTCAGTTCCTGGGTAGCTTCGAATAGTAACAACCAGATTCAAAACTTTTCTGCagtaaaataa
- the LOC128683561 gene encoding TOX high mobility group box family member 3-like isoform X5: MRPENIETPLSAPRDTKHSIYAMNDQTFHTPSFGDEEFDIPLMHGQHATPVPVQNSHNPYTQLHHSAPQVGMMNPAQDGLAPPGGAPSYQQPLYLQEPHTPVTTHSGAGAPAGNYIIQQQPGGQQRLLMMQPTQVMSGPPTPSTPTQLSGPVYGSPQRASPPGTTSDDSDDSVPSHHSQMGVSSIGVKRSSPEPMDNGINRGQMQKKPKVQKKKKKRDPNEPQKPVSAYALFFRDTQAAIKGQNPNASFGEVSKIVASMWDGLDSEHKSVYKQKTEVAKKEYLKALAAYRASLVSKGGEQEPQTMYNHTNSANPNYGNYYQGQTYGNGHSPQGYVPSQAPQGYSPQNYNGGQQQPGYQGPTAPYPPNPQQSPQSYQGSIAHTPQTYQGVPGQSPQGYQVNPAASPQACQSNMGQSPRSYQPAQSPSNYTASSGMSPPGYRQVQSQSPPMGSVHAAMQYHHSQQQMQQTHQQMQAHQVQQYQQQQQQQQQQQQQQQQQQQQQQQQQQQQQQQQQQQQQQQQQHQSQNHIQKNDQHSPNSNGTGMPQQSPDQNENRSTPSCIRQGCTNPAIANSEWEDEYCSNECVVSHCRDVFSSWVASNSNNQIQNFSAVK, encoded by the exons aGACCGGAAAATATTGAGACTCCGTTGTCTGCCCCGCGCGACACGAAACACAGCATCTACGCTATGAATGAtcag ACATTTCATACTCCTTCATTTGGCGACGAAGAATTTGACATTCCATTGATGCATGGACAGCATGCGACTCCAGTTCCAGTTCAGAACAGTCACAATCCGTACACCCAGTTGCATCATTCTGCGCCACAG GTTGGAATGATGAATCCAGCTCAAGATGGGCTGGCGCCGCCTGGTGGTGCCCCTTCTTATCAACAACCCCTGTACTTGCAAGAACCTCATACACCTGTTACTACACATAG TGGAGCGGGTGCCCCTGCGGGCAACTATATAATTCAGCAGCAGCCTGGTGGTCAGCAGAGACTACTGATGATGCAGCCCACACAGGTTATGAGCGGACCACCTACACCCAGTACGCCCACTCAGCTGTCGGGACCTGTGTATGGTTCCCCACAAAGAGCATCTCCACCAGGCACAACAAGTGATGACTCTGATGATAGTGTACCTTCACATCATTCTCAG ATGGGTGTGAGCAGTATTGGAGTTAAGAGGTCATCACCTGAACCCATGGATAATGGCATTAATCGTGGTCAGATGCAGAAGAAACCTAAAGTtcagaagaaaaagaaaaagagagaTCCTAATGAACCTCAAAA ACCTGTTTCTGCATATGCTTTGTTCTTCCGAGATACCCAAGCAGCAATCAAAGGACAAAACCCTAATGCAAGTTTTGGAGAAGTTTCTAAAATTGTTGCTTCAATGTGGGATGGGCTGGACTCTGAACACAAAAGt gtatataaacaaaaaactgaAGTGGCTAAGAAAGAGTACCTCAAAGCATTAGCAGCCTACAGAGCCAGCTTAGTATCAAAG GGAGGTGAACAAGAACCCCAAACCATGTACAATCACACCAATAGTGCCAACCCCAATTACGGCAATTATTACCAAGGCCAGACATACGGAAATGGTCATTCCCCACAAGGTTATGTGCCAAGCCAAGCTCCGCAAGGTTACTCCCCACAGAACTACAATGGCGGTCAACAGCAACCTGGGTACCAAGGACCGACGGCTCCATATCCTCCTAATCCTCAACAATCTCCACAAAGTTACCAAGGCAGCATAGCACACACTCCTCAGACATATCAG GGTGTTCCTGGTCAGTCTCCACAGGGCTATCAAGTGAATCCAGCTGCTTCCCCTCAGGCCTGTCAATCCAACATGGGTCAATCCCCAAGAAGTTACCAGCCTGCACAGTCACCATCAAACTATACTGCTAGCTCTGGAATGTCTCCGCCTGGGTACAGACAGGTCCAATCACAATCTCCTCCAATGGGTTCTGTTCATGCAGCTATGCAGTACCATCATTCTCAGCAG CAAATGCAACAAACTCACCAACAAATGCAAGCTCATCAAGTACAGCAGtatcaacaacaacaacagcagcagcagcagcaacAACAACAGCAGCAACAACAACAGCAGCAGCAGCAACAACAGCAACAGCAGCAGCAACAACAACAGCAGCAGcagcaacaacaacaacagcaACATCAATCTCAAAATCATATTCAAAAAAATGATCAGCACTCTCCTAATAGCAATGGCACAGGAATGCCTCAACAATCACCAGAT caaaATGAAAATCGAAGTACACCATCATGCATTCGTCAGGGATGCACCAATCCGGCCATAGCTAATAGTGAATGGGAAGATGAATACTGCTCCAACGAGTGTGTTGTTAGCCACTGCag AGATGTCTTCAGTTCCTGGGTAGCTTCGAATAGTAACAACCAGATTCAAAACTTTTCTGCagtaaaataa
- the LOC128683561 gene encoding TOX high mobility group box family member 3-like isoform X1: MEPCQTSTDEQERAYKIYNMYKRPENIETPLSAPRDTKHSIYAMNDQTFHTPSFGDEEFDIPLMHGQHATPVPVQNSHNPYTQLHHSAPQVGMMNPAQDGLAPPGGAPSYQQPLYLQEPHTPVTTHSGAGAPAGNYIIQQQPGGQQRLLMMQPTQVMSGPPTPSTPTQLSGPVYGSPQRASPPGTTSDDSDDSVPSHHSQLPGDAESLLPIHYCSASRQQQTTLHQMGVSSIGVKRSSPEPMDNGINRGQMQKKPKVQKKKKKRDPNEPQKPVSAYALFFRDTQAAIKGQNPNASFGEVSKIVASMWDGLDSEHKSVYKQKTEVAKKEYLKALAAYRASLVSKGGEQEPQTMYNHTNSANPNYGNYYQGQTYGNGHSPQGYVPSQAPQGYSPQNYNGGQQQPGYQGPTAPYPPNPQQSPQSYQGSIAHTPQTYQGVPGQSPQGYQVNPAASPQACQSNMGQSPRSYQPAQSPSNYTASSGMSPPGYRQVQSQSPPMGSVHAAMQYHHSQQQMQQTHQQMQAHQVQQYQQQQQQQQQQQQQQQQQQQQQQQQQQQQQQQQQQQQQQQQQHQSQNHIQKNDQHSPNSNGTGMPQQSPDQNENRSTPSCIRQGCTNPAIANSEWEDEYCSNECVVSHCRDVFSSWVASNSNNQIQNFSAVK; encoded by the exons aGACCGGAAAATATTGAGACTCCGTTGTCTGCCCCGCGCGACACGAAACACAGCATCTACGCTATGAATGAtcag ACATTTCATACTCCTTCATTTGGCGACGAAGAATTTGACATTCCATTGATGCATGGACAGCATGCGACTCCAGTTCCAGTTCAGAACAGTCACAATCCGTACACCCAGTTGCATCATTCTGCGCCACAG GTTGGAATGATGAATCCAGCTCAAGATGGGCTGGCGCCGCCTGGTGGTGCCCCTTCTTATCAACAACCCCTGTACTTGCAAGAACCTCATACACCTGTTACTACACATAG TGGAGCGGGTGCCCCTGCGGGCAACTATATAATTCAGCAGCAGCCTGGTGGTCAGCAGAGACTACTGATGATGCAGCCCACACAGGTTATGAGCGGACCACCTACACCCAGTACGCCCACTCAGCTGTCGGGACCTGTGTATGGTTCCCCACAAAGAGCATCTCCACCAGGCACAACAAGTGATGACTCTGATGATAGTGTACCTTCACATCATTCTCAG TTGCCTGGTGATGCGGAAAGCCTTCTGCCTATCCATTATTGCTCAGCGAGCCGGCAGCAACAAACTACGCTTCATCAG ATGGGTGTGAGCAGTATTGGAGTTAAGAGGTCATCACCTGAACCCATGGATAATGGCATTAATCGTGGTCAGATGCAGAAGAAACCTAAAGTtcagaagaaaaagaaaaagagagaTCCTAATGAACCTCAAAA ACCTGTTTCTGCATATGCTTTGTTCTTCCGAGATACCCAAGCAGCAATCAAAGGACAAAACCCTAATGCAAGTTTTGGAGAAGTTTCTAAAATTGTTGCTTCAATGTGGGATGGGCTGGACTCTGAACACAAAAGt gtatataaacaaaaaactgaAGTGGCTAAGAAAGAGTACCTCAAAGCATTAGCAGCCTACAGAGCCAGCTTAGTATCAAAG GGAGGTGAACAAGAACCCCAAACCATGTACAATCACACCAATAGTGCCAACCCCAATTACGGCAATTATTACCAAGGCCAGACATACGGAAATGGTCATTCCCCACAAGGTTATGTGCCAAGCCAAGCTCCGCAAGGTTACTCCCCACAGAACTACAATGGCGGTCAACAGCAACCTGGGTACCAAGGACCGACGGCTCCATATCCTCCTAATCCTCAACAATCTCCACAAAGTTACCAAGGCAGCATAGCACACACTCCTCAGACATATCAG GGTGTTCCTGGTCAGTCTCCACAGGGCTATCAAGTGAATCCAGCTGCTTCCCCTCAGGCCTGTCAATCCAACATGGGTCAATCCCCAAGAAGTTACCAGCCTGCACAGTCACCATCAAACTATACTGCTAGCTCTGGAATGTCTCCGCCTGGGTACAGACAGGTCCAATCACAATCTCCTCCAATGGGTTCTGTTCATGCAGCTATGCAGTACCATCATTCTCAGCAG CAAATGCAACAAACTCACCAACAAATGCAAGCTCATCAAGTACAGCAGtatcaacaacaacaacagcagcagcagcagcaacAACAACAGCAGCAACAACAACAGCAGCAGCAGCAACAACAGCAACAGCAGCAGCAACAACAACAGCAGCAGcagcaacaacaacaacagcaACATCAATCTCAAAATCATATTCAAAAAAATGATCAGCACTCTCCTAATAGCAATGGCACAGGAATGCCTCAACAATCACCAGAT caaaATGAAAATCGAAGTACACCATCATGCATTCGTCAGGGATGCACCAATCCGGCCATAGCTAATAGTGAATGGGAAGATGAATACTGCTCCAACGAGTGTGTTGTTAGCCACTGCag AGATGTCTTCAGTTCCTGGGTAGCTTCGAATAGTAACAACCAGATTCAAAACTTTTCTGCagtaaaataa
- the LOC128683561 gene encoding TOX high mobility group box family member 3-like isoform X2 — protein sequence MRPENIETPLSAPRDTKHSIYAMNDQTFHTPSFGDEEFDIPLMHGQHATPVPVQNSHNPYTQLHHSAPQVGMMNPAQDGLAPPGGAPSYQQPLYLQEPHTPVTTHSGAGAPAGNYIIQQQPGGQQRLLMMQPTQVMSGPPTPSTPTQLSGPVYGSPQRASPPGTTSDDSDDSVPSHHSQLPGDAESLLPIHYCSASRQQQTTLHQMGVSSIGVKRSSPEPMDNGINRGQMQKKPKVQKKKKKRDPNEPQKPVSAYALFFRDTQAAIKGQNPNASFGEVSKIVASMWDGLDSEHKSVYKQKTEVAKKEYLKALAAYRASLVSKGGEQEPQTMYNHTNSANPNYGNYYQGQTYGNGHSPQGYVPSQAPQGYSPQNYNGGQQQPGYQGPTAPYPPNPQQSPQSYQGSIAHTPQTYQGVPGQSPQGYQVNPAASPQACQSNMGQSPRSYQPAQSPSNYTASSGMSPPGYRQVQSQSPPMGSVHAAMQYHHSQQQMQQTHQQMQAHQVQQYQQQQQQQQQQQQQQQQQQQQQQQQQQQQQQQQQQQQQQQQQHQSQNHIQKNDQHSPNSNGTGMPQQSPDQNENRSTPSCIRQGCTNPAIANSEWEDEYCSNECVVSHCRDVFSSWVASNSNNQIQNFSAVK from the exons aGACCGGAAAATATTGAGACTCCGTTGTCTGCCCCGCGCGACACGAAACACAGCATCTACGCTATGAATGAtcag ACATTTCATACTCCTTCATTTGGCGACGAAGAATTTGACATTCCATTGATGCATGGACAGCATGCGACTCCAGTTCCAGTTCAGAACAGTCACAATCCGTACACCCAGTTGCATCATTCTGCGCCACAG GTTGGAATGATGAATCCAGCTCAAGATGGGCTGGCGCCGCCTGGTGGTGCCCCTTCTTATCAACAACCCCTGTACTTGCAAGAACCTCATACACCTGTTACTACACATAG TGGAGCGGGTGCCCCTGCGGGCAACTATATAATTCAGCAGCAGCCTGGTGGTCAGCAGAGACTACTGATGATGCAGCCCACACAGGTTATGAGCGGACCACCTACACCCAGTACGCCCACTCAGCTGTCGGGACCTGTGTATGGTTCCCCACAAAGAGCATCTCCACCAGGCACAACAAGTGATGACTCTGATGATAGTGTACCTTCACATCATTCTCAG TTGCCTGGTGATGCGGAAAGCCTTCTGCCTATCCATTATTGCTCAGCGAGCCGGCAGCAACAAACTACGCTTCATCAG ATGGGTGTGAGCAGTATTGGAGTTAAGAGGTCATCACCTGAACCCATGGATAATGGCATTAATCGTGGTCAGATGCAGAAGAAACCTAAAGTtcagaagaaaaagaaaaagagagaTCCTAATGAACCTCAAAA ACCTGTTTCTGCATATGCTTTGTTCTTCCGAGATACCCAAGCAGCAATCAAAGGACAAAACCCTAATGCAAGTTTTGGAGAAGTTTCTAAAATTGTTGCTTCAATGTGGGATGGGCTGGACTCTGAACACAAAAGt gtatataaacaaaaaactgaAGTGGCTAAGAAAGAGTACCTCAAAGCATTAGCAGCCTACAGAGCCAGCTTAGTATCAAAG GGAGGTGAACAAGAACCCCAAACCATGTACAATCACACCAATAGTGCCAACCCCAATTACGGCAATTATTACCAAGGCCAGACATACGGAAATGGTCATTCCCCACAAGGTTATGTGCCAAGCCAAGCTCCGCAAGGTTACTCCCCACAGAACTACAATGGCGGTCAACAGCAACCTGGGTACCAAGGACCGACGGCTCCATATCCTCCTAATCCTCAACAATCTCCACAAAGTTACCAAGGCAGCATAGCACACACTCCTCAGACATATCAG GGTGTTCCTGGTCAGTCTCCACAGGGCTATCAAGTGAATCCAGCTGCTTCCCCTCAGGCCTGTCAATCCAACATGGGTCAATCCCCAAGAAGTTACCAGCCTGCACAGTCACCATCAAACTATACTGCTAGCTCTGGAATGTCTCCGCCTGGGTACAGACAGGTCCAATCACAATCTCCTCCAATGGGTTCTGTTCATGCAGCTATGCAGTACCATCATTCTCAGCAG CAAATGCAACAAACTCACCAACAAATGCAAGCTCATCAAGTACAGCAGtatcaacaacaacaacagcagcagcagcagcaacAACAACAGCAGCAACAACAACAGCAGCAGCAGCAACAACAGCAACAGCAGCAGCAACAACAACAGCAGCAGcagcaacaacaacaacagcaACATCAATCTCAAAATCATATTCAAAAAAATGATCAGCACTCTCCTAATAGCAATGGCACAGGAATGCCTCAACAATCACCAGAT caaaATGAAAATCGAAGTACACCATCATGCATTCGTCAGGGATGCACCAATCCGGCCATAGCTAATAGTGAATGGGAAGATGAATACTGCTCCAACGAGTGTGTTGTTAGCCACTGCag AGATGTCTTCAGTTCCTGGGTAGCTTCGAATAGTAACAACCAGATTCAAAACTTTTCTGCagtaaaataa
- the LOC128683561 gene encoding TOX high mobility group box family member 3-like isoform X4, with the protein MSLNRLLGHPLKDETFHTPSFGDEEFDIPLMHGQHATPVPVQNSHNPYTQLHHSAPQVGMMNPAQDGLAPPGGAPSYQQPLYLQEPHTPVTTHSGAGAPAGNYIIQQQPGGQQRLLMMQPTQVMSGPPTPSTPTQLSGPVYGSPQRASPPGTTSDDSDDSVPSHHSQLPGDAESLLPIHYCSASRQQQTTLHQMGVSSIGVKRSSPEPMDNGINRGQMQKKPKVQKKKKKRDPNEPQKPVSAYALFFRDTQAAIKGQNPNASFGEVSKIVASMWDGLDSEHKSVYKQKTEVAKKEYLKALAAYRASLVSKGGEQEPQTMYNHTNSANPNYGNYYQGQTYGNGHSPQGYVPSQAPQGYSPQNYNGGQQQPGYQGPTAPYPPNPQQSPQSYQGSIAHTPQTYQGVPGQSPQGYQVNPAASPQACQSNMGQSPRSYQPAQSPSNYTASSGMSPPGYRQVQSQSPPMGSVHAAMQYHHSQQQMQQTHQQMQAHQVQQYQQQQQQQQQQQQQQQQQQQQQQQQQQQQQQQQQQQQQQQQQHQSQNHIQKNDQHSPNSNGTGMPQQSPDQNENRSTPSCIRQGCTNPAIANSEWEDEYCSNECVVSHCRDVFSSWVASNSNNQIQNFSAVK; encoded by the exons atgtcccttaatcgcctcttAGGACATCCACTGAAGGATGAG ACATTTCATACTCCTTCATTTGGCGACGAAGAATTTGACATTCCATTGATGCATGGACAGCATGCGACTCCAGTTCCAGTTCAGAACAGTCACAATCCGTACACCCAGTTGCATCATTCTGCGCCACAG GTTGGAATGATGAATCCAGCTCAAGATGGGCTGGCGCCGCCTGGTGGTGCCCCTTCTTATCAACAACCCCTGTACTTGCAAGAACCTCATACACCTGTTACTACACATAG TGGAGCGGGTGCCCCTGCGGGCAACTATATAATTCAGCAGCAGCCTGGTGGTCAGCAGAGACTACTGATGATGCAGCCCACACAGGTTATGAGCGGACCACCTACACCCAGTACGCCCACTCAGCTGTCGGGACCTGTGTATGGTTCCCCACAAAGAGCATCTCCACCAGGCACAACAAGTGATGACTCTGATGATAGTGTACCTTCACATCATTCTCAG TTGCCTGGTGATGCGGAAAGCCTTCTGCCTATCCATTATTGCTCAGCGAGCCGGCAGCAACAAACTACGCTTCATCAG ATGGGTGTGAGCAGTATTGGAGTTAAGAGGTCATCACCTGAACCCATGGATAATGGCATTAATCGTGGTCAGATGCAGAAGAAACCTAAAGTtcagaagaaaaagaaaaagagagaTCCTAATGAACCTCAAAA ACCTGTTTCTGCATATGCTTTGTTCTTCCGAGATACCCAAGCAGCAATCAAAGGACAAAACCCTAATGCAAGTTTTGGAGAAGTTTCTAAAATTGTTGCTTCAATGTGGGATGGGCTGGACTCTGAACACAAAAGt gtatataaacaaaaaactgaAGTGGCTAAGAAAGAGTACCTCAAAGCATTAGCAGCCTACAGAGCCAGCTTAGTATCAAAG GGAGGTGAACAAGAACCCCAAACCATGTACAATCACACCAATAGTGCCAACCCCAATTACGGCAATTATTACCAAGGCCAGACATACGGAAATGGTCATTCCCCACAAGGTTATGTGCCAAGCCAAGCTCCGCAAGGTTACTCCCCACAGAACTACAATGGCGGTCAACAGCAACCTGGGTACCAAGGACCGACGGCTCCATATCCTCCTAATCCTCAACAATCTCCACAAAGTTACCAAGGCAGCATAGCACACACTCCTCAGACATATCAG GGTGTTCCTGGTCAGTCTCCACAGGGCTATCAAGTGAATCCAGCTGCTTCCCCTCAGGCCTGTCAATCCAACATGGGTCAATCCCCAAGAAGTTACCAGCCTGCACAGTCACCATCAAACTATACTGCTAGCTCTGGAATGTCTCCGCCTGGGTACAGACAGGTCCAATCACAATCTCCTCCAATGGGTTCTGTTCATGCAGCTATGCAGTACCATCATTCTCAGCAG CAAATGCAACAAACTCACCAACAAATGCAAGCTCATCAAGTACAGCAGtatcaacaacaacaacagcagcagcagcagcaacAACAACAGCAGCAACAACAACAGCAGCAGCAGCAACAACAGCAACAGCAGCAGCAACAACAACAGCAGCAGcagcaacaacaacaacagcaACATCAATCTCAAAATCATATTCAAAAAAATGATCAGCACTCTCCTAATAGCAATGGCACAGGAATGCCTCAACAATCACCAGAT caaaATGAAAATCGAAGTACACCATCATGCATTCGTCAGGGATGCACCAATCCGGCCATAGCTAATAGTGAATGGGAAGATGAATACTGCTCCAACGAGTGTGTTGTTAGCCACTGCag AGATGTCTTCAGTTCCTGGGTAGCTTCGAATAGTAACAACCAGATTCAAAACTTTTCTGCagtaaaataa